Within Terriglobales bacterium, the genomic segment GGTGGAGAAGTATCTCTACGGCCTGCTGCCGGAGCGCGACGAGATCCTGAGCGCGATGGAGGAAGAGGCCGCGCGGCGCAAGATCCCCATCGTGGGTCCGGCGGTGGGGCGCGTGTTCTTCCAACTGGCGCGGCTGATGGGCGCGCGCACCGTCTTCGAGATGGGCTCGGCCATCGGCTACTCCACCATCTGGTGGGCGCGGGCGGTGGGCGCGGGCGGGCGCGTGATCTACACCGACGGCAACCCCAAGAACGCCGAGAGCGCCCGACGCAACTTCGAGAGCGCCGGCGTGGCCGACAGGATCCAGATCCGCGTGGGCGACGCGCTGGAGCTGCTCTCGGAGGAGAAGCCGGAGGCGTTCGACATCATCTTCAATGACGTGGACAAGGAAGACTATCCCAAGGTCTTCCGCCTGGCCGTCCCCCGGGTGCGCAAGGGCGGACTGTTCATCACGGATAACGCGCTGTGGAGCGGCCGCGTCGCCGCGGCAGAGAAGGGCGAGAAGACTACCGAAGCCATCAAAGAGTTCAACAGCCTGCTCTACGGGTCGAAGGAGGTGTTCACCACCGTCCTGCCGCTGCGCGATGGGGTTGCGGTGGCGCTGAAGCTGTAGCGAGTTTCAGGAAGCACTTTCCTCAGCCATCCTGCAGGCCTTCCGTCCCGGGCGGCTCACCTTTGCGGAGCCCTCGCCCTGGGCGATGAGCCTCTGGGCGAGCTCCACGGCACGGCGGGTCAGATCGCGGGCGCCCGAGCGCAGCTCCTCGCTGTGCTCGACGAAGGTCACGTTGTTCTCCATGTCCTCCGCCGACCAGCCCCGCGAATGCGCGATGTAGGGGAACTGCGGGAAGTGGAAGCCCAGCTCGGAGAAGAAGCCCAGCAACTGCCCGACGACCGACTGGATGTTGTCCTGCCCTCCGATGATGAGGAAGGCGGCGACCTTGTTGCGGATGAGCGCGTTGTCGCGGATGGTGATCTGGTTCTGTACGCAGTTCAGCCGCTCCGCCATCTTGTAGTACAGGGAGCTGGCGGAGCCCCAGCGGATGGGCGTGGTCACGAGCACCACGTCCGCCCAGTGCACCAGGGCCTCGTACACCTGGTCCATCTGGTCCGCAGGATCCATCTGAGTGATGGAGCAGGGCCAGGTGCAGGCGTGGGCGCTCTTGGAGTAATAGCCCTCGCAGTTGCGGAACTTGAGGCTGTCGAGCTTCAGCAGACGGGTGCCGCAGCCCAGCTCTTTCTCGGCGTGGTCGAGCGCGGCCTGGAGCAAGAGTTCGGAGGTCGAGACCCGGGGAAACTGGCGGTCCATGACGGTGGCGGAGATGCCCACCACGCGCACCGGGCCTTCTTCGCGCCGGATGGGGCGGGCCAGAGGGTGTGGGTCATGCGGCAGCTTGTGACGCGGGGTCACGGGCTTGGTGCGCAGCAGGAGACGTCCGCCCTCCACGCGGACTTCGTAGCTGGGCACTCGGTCGGCTTCGAAGCCGGGCTCGCCTTCGCCGGTCCGCCAGTGGAACTTATAGTGGTGCCAGGGACAGACCACGTAGTCGCCGTCCAGAGTGCCTTGCCCCAGCGGGCCTCCCACGTGATTGCAAACGCCGGAGATGGCGCCGAACTCGCCGTTGCGGCAGGTGATGGCCACCGCGGTCTTACCCAGATGGACCTCGGTCACGGGCTTCTGCTCAAAGTCCTTTGCCGGGCCCAGGTCCTGCCATTCGGCGGTTTGCGCGGGGTTCATCGCCAGTCCTCCGGTCGGAATCAGAGAGAGAGCATACCGGAAAGGGCAGCGTAGAAGCGACGCGCTAGAGTCGCGGTCTGGCCGGCGGCTGCGGCGGCAACAGGAATGCGCGCACGAAGTTGCGCTTGGAGAAGTCGCCCGCCGTCCATAGCCGCCAGAGGAGGTCGCTTCCCGGCAGGGCCCGGGCAATCTCGCCTTCGCTCAGGCCTCGGCGATGGAGTTCCAGGATGCGCCCGCCCAACTCCACCAGGGAATCGAACTTTTGGCGCAACTGCATGGTCGCGTCTTCGACCCGGCCGCGGTGCTGGCAGAACATGACCGAGGGCTCGACTACGGCGACGTGCGCTACTTCCGCATGGCTCGAACCTACCTGGGCCGCGCTTTGTACTGGACGGGCGTGTACTACGTGGATGGGCTGCTAAAGCCCCGCTCTCCCACCCAGACACCAACATCGCATGAACCCGCTAGATGGATTTCACCGGGATGGCGGTGAGGTCGTCCACCAGGCCAACCTCTTTCTGCACGAAGGGCTCGGCGTACTTCACCCCGGCGAGCATGCCGTAGAAGCGGGCCATGGCTTCGACGCGGCTGCGGATGTCGTCGTAGGCGGGGAAGTCGTTGCGGCCGGCCTCCTGGTCGGTGAATTGAGACTTGTAGGCGAGGATGGACTGGAGGCGCGCCTCGAATTGCGCGGTGATGTCCACTACAAAGGCGGGGCGGACGTCGTGGTAGAGGCTGGCGTAGATGATCTTGAATGGTCTGTGAGGGGGTAGGGGTCCTTCGACTCCGCCCTGCGCTTTCGCTTGGGCTTCGCTCAGGATGACAAGCTTTGATAATCCTGCCAAGAAACAAGCTTCGTACCCCAGGATGGACGTCGTGTAATGGTCGGGGTGGCGGCCCTTCCAGTAGGGCAGGATGACTACGCGCGGATGACGCGCGCGGATGACGCGGGCGACCTTCAAGCGGTTCTCCCAGGTGTTCTCCACGCGGCCGTCTGGGATGTCGAGCACGGTACGCCAGCTCACCTTCAGGATGCGGGCGGCGTCGGCGGCCTCAGCAGCGCGCTCTTCGGCGGTGCCGCGCGTGCCCATCTCGCCCTGGGTGAGGTCGAGGATGCCGGTGCGGTGGCCGTGTTCGGCCATCTTGAGGAGCGTGCCGCCGCAGGTCTGTTCCACGTCGTCTCGGTGGGCGGCAATGGCCAGGATGTCGAGAGCAGCGCTCATTTCTTACGCTCGACCAGGAAGTGCGCCAGCGCCTTGAGCGTCTCGGCGCCCGGGCCGAAGGAATCGAGCGCGGCGCAGCCGGAATCGACCAGCGCATCCGCCTTCTTCAGGGAGTCCTCCACGCCGAAGAGCGCGGGGTAGGTGGCCTTCTCGGTGGCCGTGTCCTTGCCGGCGGTCTTGCCCAGTTGCTCGGAGGTCTGGGTGACGTCGAGAACATCGTCGGCGATCTGGAAGGCGAGGCCGACGGCGCGGCCGAAGCAGCGCAGCTTCTCGGCCTGCTCCGCGGAGGCGCCAGCATAGATCCCGCCGCTAACTGCGCTGGCGGTGATGAGCGCGCCGGTCTTCGCGCGGTGGATGTGCTCGAGCGTCTTCGAGTCGGGGCGGGTGCGCTCGGCTTCCAGGTCCATGACCTGGCCGCCGATCATGCCCTCGATGGTGCCCGTGCCGACGGCAATCTCTTCGATGACGCGCACCCGTGCCTCGGGCGGGCAGTGCAGGCGGGAGAGCGTCTGGTAGGCGAGGGTCTGCAAGGCATCGCCGGCCAGGATGGCGGTGGCCTCGCCGAAGACCTTGTGGCAGGTGGGCTGGCCGCGGCGCAGGTCGTCGTTATCGAGGGCGGGCAGATCGTCGTGGACCAGCGAGTAGGTGTGCAGCATCTCCAGGGCGCAGCCCAATTCTTCGATCCCCGGGGGAAGCGAGCCGGCGATGAGACGCGCCGCCTCCATGGCCAGGATGGGGCGCAGGCGCTTGCCGCCGGCGAAGACGCTGTGCCGCATGGCGCGATGGATGGAGGTCGGGTCCTGGGTTGCTGGCGGAAGTAGTCGCTCCAGGGCTTCGTCCATGCGCTGGCGGTCGGATTCGAGGGCGTCGGGGAGCATCCAGGGGTGAGTATAACAATTCGGTTCGGCGTTCCGTTGCAAGGCGAAACGCAAGGTCCTTCGCCCGCCCAGGCGGGCTCAGGATGACAGGGCGCCTGCGCAGGGAGAATGCCCTGGCGGCGTCTTTACGCCGCGGTCAGTGTAGGGGTCCTTCGATTCGGCCGTCGCCTATGCTCCGGCCTCGCTCAGGATGACAATCAAAATCAAACGCAAGGTCCTTCGTTCGCGCGCGGGCTCAGGATGACAGGGCTGCGCAGCGGTTGCCGGCGAGACGGTGCCGCTAGGCGGCGCCGGGGCGGGAGGCCTGGGGATTACGCATGGCGGCGAGCACGATGCTGCGGACGTCGGAGACGTGGCAGCAGTCCAGGGCCCCGGCGGCCACCGCGGAGGTCCAGAGCTTCTCGTCGGGCAGGCGGTGAGTGCAGACGATGGAGAGGGAAGTGAAGTCGCGGCGCAGTTGCTGGACGTCGGCGACGCCGACGAGTTCCAAGTCCACGATGACGAACTCGGCGCGGTGGCGAGGGATGGCGGCGCGGACTTCCTCGAGCGAGCCGGCGATGCGCACGGTGTGGAAGTGGCGGAGCAGGGAGGCAGCGAGAGCGGCCGCGGATTCAGGGTCGCTCTGCACGACCACGGCGGTCAGTGGCAGCATGGGGAAACCCTCCGTCGTCGAGCGCCCCGCATTATGCCGTGCGCGGCGCAGGGGAAGGGCTCCGGAGAATCCGGAGGCATGCCCGGCCCTATTTCTTCTTTGAAGAGCCGGATTTCTCGCCGGCTCCCTCAAACGCCTCGGCCTGAAGTTTTCCGTTCTGCTTGAGCAGGATCTCCACCTTGCCCTCGGCCGCATCCAGCTCCTTGCGGCAGGAGCCGGAGAGATGGATGCCTTCCTCGAAGAGGGCCAGCGCCTTGTCGAGCGGGATGTCGCCCTTCTCCAGCTCGTCCACGATCTTTTCCAGGCGGGAGAGGCTCTCTTCGAACTTGGGCAAAGATTCGCTCCGTGACGACGTATTTTACTGCCGATCGCGCCGAGTCCCAGGGGGTATTTTTCCACAGGAAGGAAGCAGGCTAACGCGCACCCTGGGTGGAGCCGAGCGCCTCCAGCACGTCCACGGCGGCGGCGTAGCGACCGAGCGGCGCGCTGACCTGCGCTCCCTGCACCAGGCCGCGGACGGCGAGTAACATCTCGCGGGCGATGGCCACGCCTTCGGCGCGGGAGGCTTCGACATTCGCGGCGCGCCCCATGCGTTCCAAAATGGAATCGGGTACCGAGACCCGCAGCTCGTTCTTCATGAACTCGGCGTTGCGCACGCTCACCAGGGGCCAGATGCCGGCGAGGATGGGAATGCGGCAGTGCTCGACACGCTGGAGGAACCGCTCCAGCAGGCTGATATCGAAGACGGGCTGGGTGACGGCGAATTCAGCGCCCGCCTCCACCTTGTACTGGAAGCGGCGGACTTCCTCGTCGATGTTGGAGAGGCCGGGATTGGCGCCCACGCCGATGACGAAGCCGGTGGAGGCGCCCATGGCGTTGCCGCCGATATCCATCCCCTGATTCAGGTTGCGGACCACGTTGACCAGGCCGATGGCGTCGATGTCGAAGACGGCGGTGGCGTCCGGGTAATTGCCCAGCTTGGGCGGGTCGCCGGTGATGCAGATGAGGTTGCGGATGCCGATGGCGGAGGCGCCCAGCAGGTCGGACTGGATGCTAAGCACGTTGCGGTCGCGGCAGACGTAGTGCAGCACCGCCTCGATGCCCACCTGCTGCTGGGTGAGGATGGCCAGCACCTGAGCGCTCAGGCGGGCGGAGGCCCGCGGGCTTTCGGGGATGTTGATGGCATCCACGCCCACCGACTTCAGAAAGCGCGCGCCCTCGATCTCGCGGGCGGCGTCTGTGCCCTTGGGGGGAACGATCTCCACCAGGGTGACGAATTCTCCCGCGGCCAGCCGGGCGCCCATGCGCGAGCGCTGGGCCAGCGGCGGCGGAGCGACGGGTGCTTCCTTCTTGGGGGTCGTGACCACTTGAAAGCGGGTAGCGCGGGCCTCGCCGGAGCGCAGCGCCGCCTTCATGGCGCGGATGTGCTCGGGAGTGGTGCCGCAGCATCCGCCCACCAGCCGGATGCCGGCGGCGGTGAACTTGCGGGCGTAGCTGGCCATGTACTCCGGGGAGCAGAGGTAGAGGTTGCGTCCCTCGACGTCGCGCGGCATGCCGGCGTTGGGCTGCGCGGCGAGGGGCAGGGAGGTGACCGCGGCCACGCGCTCCAGCGCCTCCAGCATGGCCACGGGACCGACGCTGCAGTTGCAGCCCACGACGTCCGCGCCCCAGTCCGCGATCTTGGCGCCGAAGGTCTCAGGCACGGAGCCGTCCAGGCAGATGCCGTCCTCGTCGATGGTGACCTGGGCGACCACCGCGAGCTTAGGGTCGACCTCACGGGCGGCCAGCAGCGCCTGATGAAGTTCCTCGAGGTAGCCGAAGGTCTCGAGCATGATCAAGTCCACGCCGCCCTCGGCCAGCGCCGCGATCTGTTCGCGGAAGGCAGCGCGAGCCTCCTCGAGCGAGGTCTTGCCCAAGGGCTCGATGCGGACGCCGAGCGGGCCCACCGAGCCCGCCACAAAAACGTTGAGCGCCTTCTTCTCCGCTTCGCTTCGCGCCACCTGGCGGGCCAGGCGGACGCCGGCGAGATTGATCTCGGCGACCCGGTCGGCGAATCCGTGGCGCGCCAAGCGGAAGGAGTTGGAGCCGAAGGTGTTGGTCTCAATGATCTCGGCGCCGGCCTGCAGGTAGGCGCGATGGACCTCGCAGACCAGGTCGGGCTGGGAGAGGTTGAGCTCGTCATAGCAACGGTTGATGAAGATGCCGCGGGCATAGAGTTCGGTGCCCATGGCCCCGTCGGCCAGCAGCGGTCCTTGTTGCAGGCGGGTAAGGAAGTCGAGCGCCATCCTCGCAAGAATACAGAAAGGCGCGGGCGGTTGTCAGTTCGGACGGGGAAAATGCCACTGGGTCTCTGCTATAATCAGCGTTTTCATGCAGCTATCCTACCGATTGATGGAGCAGCGAGCTTGAAGCGAACCGTCTTTGGGGTTGCGGCCATCGCCGCCGGTGTCCTTTTCCTGGCGTCCTGCGGCGGCAGCAGTTCGGGCACGAGCACCAGCGCTCCGACGACCAGCCAGCTGACCAACCGGGCCTTCGTGAGCAACGAGTTCACCGGCAGCGTTCAGATCGTGAATGCGACGAGCGACGTGTTGAACACCCACTCCTTCGTCAGCGGCTCCAGCCCCCAGACCATGGTGGTCTCGGGGAACAAAGGGTTCACGATGGTCTTCAATGCCGGCGGCAACGTCCTCCTGAGGGTGGACAACGCCACAGAGGCGGGGATCGCGACCGCGACCCTGCCGGGCTATACCGATTCCCTGGCCGTCACTTCGGACGGGACGAAGGCGTATGCCGCCATCCGCAACGCGCCCTTGACTACCGGAACGCCGCTGGGAGTGGTGTCCTTCGTGGACTACACCGCCACCACCAACACTTCGGTGGACGTCCCGCTGGCGCGGCGGCTGGTGCTGGGACCGAGCGGCGCCAAGCTGCTGGTCTTCAGCGACAACTCGAATTCAGTGACCGTCATTGATACGGCCACCAAGGCGGTGACCGTGGTGGGCGGCTTCGACCGGCCGGCGTGGGGCGTCTTCTCCAGCGACAGCAGCAAGGCTTACATCATGAACTGCGGGCCGGAGTGCGGCGGCACCACCGCCAGCGTTACCGAGCTGGATAACCTGGGCGGCGTCCCTGCCCTGGGCACGAATACGCCGGTGTCGGCGGCCACCATCGGACTGCTCGACGGAAGCAACCTCTACGTGGCCGGGACGGTGACCGCGGGCACGGGCGGCGGACGCCTGGACGTCCTGAACACTGCCGGCCTGGCGGTGACCAAGTCGGGCGTAGTCATCAACGACGGCTATCACACCACCATGGCCATCAGCAACGGCCGGGTGTTCGTGGGGGCGAGGGCGTGCAGCAACGTCGCGGAAGGCTGTCTCTCAATCTACAACGGCGGCGCCGGCACGGCGGTGATCGGTACGCCCAAGGGCGAGGTCACCGGCATGCAAGCCATCAGCGGGCGCACCATCGTCTACGTGGCCGAGGGCGGCGAGCTGCGCATCTACGATAGCTCCACCAGCACCGAGAAGCTGCCCGCGCCGGTGGACATCGTCGGCAAGGCCTGGGACGTGAAGACGGTCGACTAGCGCCGCCTCGTCCCGAAATCCCACCAACAGATTCGGTCCTTCGCTTCGCTCAGAACCACAACCTTGGTCAGCGCGAGCGCCCGCGGCTACTTCGCGGGTTCCAGAATCAATGCGTGTGCGTGTGATTTCTCCACCGCACTCGCGGAGAAGGGAAGCGCGAACGTCCAGCCTTCGTACCAGGCGGGGAACTGGTCCATGTAGTAGGGGCTGCCGAGCTGGCCGCTCTCGCCGGTGACCAGGTTGAGGGTGGAGGCGTCGAGCGAGGCGAGGTCCACGGTCAAGCGCTGGGAGGGGCCGAAGCTGCGGCCCACCTGCTTGACGGTGGTGCCGCCGCCGGATTGCGGTCTGAGTCCCGGTCCGGTCCAACGCCCGAGCAGGGGAATGCGCCCGAAGATAGGGTGGTTGAACTCCAGCGGATACTGGTCGCCATAGCGCCAGCTGCGGAGATCCTCAGGCGCCTGCGGCTCAGAAACGGTGGCCTCGACGGCGGCCGTCAACAGCTGGTCATAGTCCGCGAAGTTTTGCGGCAGCCAGCGCGGGGGCTGGTCCGTGAGGATGGTCTCAAGCGCCACCGGCGACAAGAACCAGTTGTACTGGCGCCAGCCAGTGACGGCGACGCTGGAGGGGAGAGAGTCGCGCTCGTCGCTGGGTCCGAGGCGCGGCTGAAGCAGCAGGCGCCAGAGGTTGCGGCGCGCGCGCGTGACCAGCGTGGCGGCGACGGAATCCACCGTAAGCCTTCCGTCCCAGGCGCGCATCAGCTCGGCGGCCTCGCGCGCCCGCGGGGAAGCGCTGGAGGTTCGCTGAACCGCGGCGGCGAAATGCTGGGCGCAGAGGTGGTCGAAGGCAGAGTAGATATCCGTCTGCACCGCCAGCATGTCCGCGGCGGTGAACTTCTTCCCCGAATCCAGTAACTGGTAGATGCGCTCGGTGCGGTAGGGCGCGGCCCATTGGCTGGCCAGCACATTGGGATACCCGTCGGGCGTGATGCGCCCGTTAGCGGTGGCCAGGATTCCCGAGGGCGGGTCGAAGGCGCTGGGCAAGGATTCGAAAGGAACGGAGCCGGTCCATTCGTGGGCGTTGTCCTCGCCGGGGACGGGCAGGGTGCCGTCGCCGGCAGCGCGGATGGGCAGGCGTCCCACCGCCTGGTAGCCGATGTGCCCGTCCACGTCGGCGTACACCACGTTGAGCGGCGGGGACACATAGCTGGAGAAAGCCTGGCGGAACTCCTGCCAGTTGCTCGCCCGGTTCAGGGCGAGGAAGGATGTCCCGCTGGAATCGAAGTCATAGATGGTCCAGTGCAGGACCAGGCGGCGGGTCTCGCCCGGGACCAACTCGGTGATGATGGGGCCGTGGCGGGTGAGCAGCACGTCGAGCGTCACGTCAGGCGCGCTGCGGACGTGGATGACCTCCTGCCGACGCTCCGGCGGCTTCCAGCCCTCGGGAGTCTGGTACTCGCCCTGGGCGTTGAACTGCTCGATGTAGATGTCCTCGACGTCCGGCATCAGGCTGGTGTAGCCCCAGGCGATGCGCGCGTTGTGCCCGGCGATGACGTAGGGGTAGCCGGGAAGGGTGAGGCCGGCGACGTCCAGCTCCGCGGCCGATGCGCCGGGGCCGCGCAGCGTGAGATGAGCCTCGTACCACACACCGGGGATCTGATGCGGCAGGTGCATATCGTTAGAAAGCAGCGGCTTGCCGGAGGCGGTGTGCGCGCCCGAAATCACCCAGTTATTCGAGCCGGGCTGCAAGGGCTCCGGAAACAATTCGCCGGCGCTCACGGCGGAGAGGAATCCGCCGGGGCCCGGCGCTGCTTTCCCGGCGCGGGGCGCAGGGGAAGGCGATGGGCTGGTTGGAGCCACGGCCGTGGGCGGATGGTCGCGCCCGGAGGTGCTGGGATAGAGGTCCGCGGTCAACTCAGGGCCGAGCTTGGCCAGGATGGCCTCGCGCGAGAGTTCGGCGCGATACCCGCCGTGATTCAGCGCCTCGCTCATGGAGAGCGTGACCAGGAGCGAATCTTTCACCGTCCACGGGCGGGGCTTGTAGCGCAACACGCGGAACTCCAGGGGAAGCGCGTCGCCGTGGGTGTCAATGTAGGCGTTCACGCCGCTGGCATAGGCTTCGAGCTCGGCGCGGTCGGCGGGAGAGAGGCCGCGATCCAGGCGCTCTGCCACGAAGCGGAGCTGCAGGATGCGCTGCTGGCGGTCGAGGCGCAGGAAGTCCTGGCCCAGGATCTCGGAGAGTTCGCCCGAGGCGAAGCGGCGGGTGGCGTCCATCTGCCAGAGGCGGTCCTGGGCAGTGACGCAGCCCTGGGCAAAGAGCAGGTCGTCGAGGGAAGAAGCGGAGATGTGGGGGACGCCGTGGGTGTCGCGGACCACGGTCACCCGGTCGCGCAGGCCGGGAAGGGCGAGGGAACCGTCGAGCTGGGGAAGGGCACGCTGGACGGCGCAGTAGAACCACGCAGCGACGCCCAGAACAGCGAGCAGCAGGAGGAGGAAGGCGGCGGCGATGGGGCGGCGCCAGCGAGGACGGCGTGCGCCGGGGGTAGAAGCGGCGGGGGTCATGGCGGAAGGGATTGTACGTTCTGCTTGACAGGGCGGGGAACCCAGCCTTAATGTTATGAAAATGAAATTCAATTTCATTTTCAATACGAGGCACAGAGGCTCAGCCGCCCGTCTTGGATTGCTCCTGCTGGCGCTGCTGCTCTCAGCGCCGGCAAGCGGGCAGGAGTCCCCGTACTTCGTGACCTACGACGACCACATGGAAGAGCCCGGGAATCTTGAGATCAGCGTCTTCAACACCACCGGCGTGCGGGGCAACGGCCAGCCCGCCTACGCCGCCCCCTACACGGAGATCGAGTACGGCGTGAAGGCGTGGTGGACGGCGGAGCTCTACCTGGAAGGGCAGAAGACGCTCAGCGACAGCACCATCTTCACCGGCTGGCGCCTGGAGAACCGCTGGCGCCCGCTGGCCCGCCAGCACCGCGTCAATCCCGTCCTCTACTTCGAGTACGAGAACATCAACGAAGGAAGCCGGATCAAGAAGGAAGTGGTGGGCCACGCGGGGCCTGCCACGGAGTCGAACGCCGAGCTGCGCCGCGAGCACGTCCATGAGCTGGAGGCCAAGCTGATCCTTTCCAGCCAGGTGAAGGGCTGGAACGTTTCGGAGAACTTCCTCGTGGAGAAGAACCTCTCGGCCAACGAGGGATTCGAGTTTGGATACGCGCTGGGGGTCTCGCGCCCGCTGGCCAGTCTGGCCTCTTCCAAGAACTGCCGGCTGTGCCGGGAGAACTTCGTGGCTGGGCTGGAGCTCTACGGTAGCCTGGGTGACAGCCGGAACTTCGGCCTGAAGCAGACGGCGCATTACCTGGCGCCGGCCATCTCCTGGCAGGTGAGCGACAGCACCACGCTGCGCTTCTCGACCGGCTTCGGGTTCACCTCCAACAGCGCGCCAGTGCTGCTGCGGTTTGGCTACAGCTATGAGGTGCGGGGCTTCCGCGACAAGGTCAGCGCGCTGTTCCGGAGAAAGCAATGAGAGCCCTGGCGGCCATTGTGCTATTGGGAGGCGGAATCCTGGCGGCGTTCGGAGCGCAGGGTGCCGACTACCATCCCGACGGCCGCTGGCAGCCGTCCCGGGAGGCCGCGGCCCGCAGCAATCCGCTGCCGGGGACGCCGGAGATCGTGGGCGGCGGCCGCAAACTTTTTGTCCGCCACTGCGCGGAGTGCCATCGGGGCGACGGCCAAGGCGGCAAGCGCGCCGCCGATCTGCTGCTGCCGGTGGTGCAGGAGCAGAGCGACGGTGTGTTGTTCTGGAAGATCTCGAACGGCAATCCGCGGCGGGGGATGCCCTCCTGGGGACGGCTGCCGGAGCCGCAGCGCTGGCAGTTAGTACTCTACTTGCGGGCCCTGCGCCCGGGCTCCGCTGGCGCCGGGATCTCGAAGTGAGGGCCGCCGATGCACGCGCCCGCGCTGCAATTTATGAAATGACTTGCCTTGCCCGGAGCCGCTATCATGCTGGCGCGGGCGGCGCCATCGCGCCGGCGGGGATGGGCAACACCGGGGAGCAGGATGCTGCAGAAGCGCATTGACGATCGGCCCTCAATCTCGCGCGAAGCCCTGCGCGACGCCCAGGACATCTTCCACCGCCACCTGAAGAAAGTGGGCCTGAAGCATACCGGGCAGCGCGACACCATCCTGCACACCTTTCTGGAGACGCGCGAGCACCTCTCCACCGACGAGCTCTACCGCCTGACCCGCAAGAAAGACCCGAAGATCGGCTTCACCACGGTGTATCGCACGCTGAAGCTGTTCGCGGAGTGCGGGCTGGCGAGCGCCGTGGCCTTCCACGACGGCATCGCGCGCTTTGAACACCAGTACAACCGGCGCAGCCATCATCACATGGTGTGCACGGAGTGCGGCGGGTCGGTGGAGTTCTTCTCTCCCGAGGTAGACAAGCTGGAGCAGGAGATCGGGCGCAAGCATCACTACGAGACCACCCGCCATACCTTCCAGATCTACGGCATCTGCGAGGACTGCCGGAAGAAGAATGCCCACCGCGCCGGCTGAGGTGGGCCGGGCGGTTTTCTTTGCTTTGCAGGCTGGATTTTGATACTGTCCGCGCAACAATTGCGGCAGGAGTACCGCAGTCGCGCCGCATTCTCGGGAAAACCTTAGGAGGCAACATGCCGCGTTTCTGTCCTTCGTGTGGTGCGCAGATGACCGACACCGCCGCCCCGTGTGCGGCGTGCGGGAAGGAAGCAGGCCAGTCGGGCGGATCCACGCCCCCGGCGCCGGCTCCCGGTGGGGGAGGATTGACCGACAACGTCGCCGGCCTGCTGGTGTACCTGATCGGCATCCTGGCAATCGTGTTCCTGCTGATCGAGCCCTACAACAAGAACAAATTCATCCGTTTCCACTGCTTCCAGTGCTTGTTTTTCTGGGCCGCGTACATTGTGTGCTTCATCGTGCTGATGATCCTGAGCTTCGTCCTGGCAATGGTCCCCGTGGTGGGCGGCATCATCGCCTTCCTGCTCTGGATGGTGCTCTGGCTGGGCGCGGTGGTGGTGTGGATCCTGCTCATGGTGAAGGCCTACCAGAACCAGATGTGGAAGCTGCCCTTCATCGGCGACATGGCGGAGAAGCAGGCCAACGCCTAAACGAAGTTTTACGGCGGATTCATAAGAGGCGGGAAGGAAACTTCCCGCTTTTTCTTTTTTCTGGGGCGTCTTGACAGAAGTGCAACGCACGCCCATCCTTAATGTTTTTCCACGGGGGCCGGGTGAGGGTTCGAATCTTCTTCCACGATAAGTGTTTCGACGGGGCGTGCTCGGCCGCGCTGTTCGCGCGCTTCTACCGGGAGCGCATCCGCGACGGGGCGGAGTTCGTCTTCACCGGACTGGCGCACCGCGCGGGCGCGCTCTTCGATGAAAGCAAGTTCGACGGCGAGGAGAACGCTATCGTGGACTTCAAGTACTCCACCTCTCCCAAGCTGACCTGGTGGTTCGACCATCACCAGAGCGCCTTCCT encodes:
- a CDS encoding Fur family transcriptional regulator → MLQKRIDDRPSISREALRDAQDIFHRHLKKVGLKHTGQRDTILHTFLETREHLSTDELYRLTRKKDPKIGFTTVYRTLKLFAECGLASAVAFHDGIARFEHQYNRRSHHHMVCTECGGSVEFFSPEVDKLEQEIGRKHHYETTRHTFQIYGICEDCRKKNAHRAG
- a CDS encoding c-type cytochrome, which encodes MRALAAIVLLGGGILAAFGAQGADYHPDGRWQPSREAAARSNPLPGTPEIVGGGRKLFVRHCAECHRGDGQGGKRAADLLLPVVQEQSDGVLFWKISNGNPRRGMPSWGRLPEPQRWQLVLYLRALRPGSAGAGISK
- a CDS encoding phosphoesterase, which translates into the protein MRVRIFFHDKCFDGACSAALFARFYRERIRDGAEFVFTGLAHRAGALFDESKFDGEENAIVDFKYSTSPKLTWWFDHHQSAFL
- a CDS encoding penicillin acylase family protein, with protein sequence MTPAASTPGARRPRWRRPIAAAFLLLLLAVLGVAAWFYCAVQRALPQLDGSLALPGLRDRVTVVRDTHGVPHISASSLDDLLFAQGCVTAQDRLWQMDATRRFASGELSEILGQDFLRLDRQQRILQLRFVAERLDRGLSPADRAELEAYASGVNAYIDTHGDALPLEFRVLRYKPRPWTVKDSLLVTLSMSEALNHGGYRAELSREAILAKLGPELTADLYPSTSGRDHPPTAVAPTSPSPSPAPRAGKAAPGPGGFLSAVSAGELFPEPLQPGSNNWVISGAHTASGKPLLSNDMHLPHQIPGVWYEAHLTLRGPGASAAELDVAGLTLPGYPYVIAGHNARIAWGYTSLMPDVEDIYIEQFNAQGEYQTPEGWKPPERRQEVIHVRSAPDVTLDVLLTRHGPIITELVPGETRRLVLHWTIYDFDSSGTSFLALNRASNWQEFRQAFSSYVSPPLNVVYADVDGHIGYQAVGRLPIRAAGDGTLPVPGEDNAHEWTGSVPFESLPSAFDPPSGILATANGRITPDGYPNVLASQWAAPYRTERIYQLLDSGKKFTAADMLAVQTDIYSAFDHLCAQHFAAAVQRTSSASPRAREAAELMRAWDGRLTVDSVAATLVTRARRNLWRLLLQPRLGPSDERDSLPSSVAVTGWRQYNWFLSPVALETILTDQPPRWLPQNFADYDQLLTAAVEATVSEPQAPEDLRSWRYGDQYPLEFNHPIFGRIPLLGRWTGPGLRPQSGGGTTVKQVGRSFGPSQRLTVDLASLDASTLNLVTGESGQLGSPYYMDQFPAWYEGWTFALPFSASAVEKSHAHALILEPAK
- a CDS encoding DUF4870 domain-containing protein is translated as MPRFCPSCGAQMTDTAAPCAACGKEAGQSGGSTPPAPAPGGGGLTDNVAGLLVYLIGILAIVFLLIEPYNKNKFIRFHCFQCLFFWAAYIVCFIVLMILSFVLAMVPVVGGIIAFLLWMVLWLGAVVVWILLMVKAYQNQMWKLPFIGDMAEKQANA